One region of Nycticebus coucang isolate mNycCou1 chromosome 10, mNycCou1.pri, whole genome shotgun sequence genomic DNA includes:
- the CHRNB2 gene encoding neuronal acetylcholine receptor subunit beta-2 isoform X1 — translation MARRSGPMALLLSLGLLGLCSVVWATDTEERLVEHLLDPSRYNKLIRPATNGSELVTVQLMVSLAQLISVHEREQIMTTNVWLTQEWEDYRLAWKPEEFDNMKKVRLPSKHIWLPDVVLYNNADGMYEVSFYSNAVVSYDGSIFWLPPAIYKSACKIEVKHFPFDQQNCTMKFRSWTYDRTEIDLVLKSDVASLDDFTPSGEWDIVALPGRRNENPDDSTYVDITYDFIIRRKPLFYTINLIIPCVLITSLAILVFYLPSDCGEKMTLCISVLLALTVFLLLISKIVPPTSLDVPLVGKYLMFTMVLVTFSIVTSVCVLNVHHRSPTTHTMAPWVKVVFLEKLPALLFMQQPRPRCARQRLRLRRRQREREGAGALLFREAPGADSCTCFVNRATVQGLAGAFGAEPGPAAGPGHCSGLCGCGLREAVDGVRFIADHVRGEDEDQSVSEDWKYVAMVIDRLFLWIFVFVCVFGTIGMFLQPLFQNYSTSSSLHPDRSAPSSKVGEPSQARVGKYRKKGDCWRN, via the exons ATGGCCCGGCGGTCGGGCCCCATGGCGCTGCTCCTCAGCTTGGGCCTCCTCGGGCTATGCTCAG TGGTGTGGGCTACGGATACAGAGGAGCGGCTGGTGGAGCATCTCCTGGATCCTTCCCGCTACAATAAGCTCATCCGCCCAGCCACCAATGGCTCTGAGCTGGTGACAGTACAGCTTATGGTATCACTGGCCCAGCTCATCAGTGTG CATGAGCGGGAGCAGATCATGACCACCAACGTCTGGCTGACCCAG gAGTGGGAGGATTACCGCCTTGCTTGGAAGCCTGAGGAGTTTGACAATATGAAGAAAGTTCGGCTCCCTTCCAAACACATCTGGCTCCCAGATGTAGTCCTGTATAACAA TGCTGATGGCATGTATGAGGTGTCCTTCTACTCCAATGCCGTGGTCTCCTATGACGGCAGCATCTTCTGGCTGCCCCCGGCCATCTACAAGAGCGCATGCAAGATCGAAGTAAAGCACTTCCCATTTGACCAGCAGAACTGCACCATGAAGTTCCGCTCATGGACATATGACCGCACCGAGATTGACCTGGTGCTCAAAAGCGACGTGGCCAGCCTGGATGACTTCACCCCCAGTGGTGAGTGGGACATCGTGGCCCTGCCCGGCCGGCGCAACGAGAACCCTGATGACTCCACTTACGTGGATATCACGTATGACTTCATCATCCGCCGCAAGCCCCTCTTCTACACCATCAACCTCATCATCCCCTGCGTGCTCATCACCTCCCTGGCCATCCTGGTCTTCTACCTGCCATCGGACTGCGGCGAGAAGATGACGCTGTGCATCTCCGTGCTGCTGGCGCTCACCGTCTTCCTGCTGCTTATCTCCAAGATTGTGCCGCCCACCTCGCTCGACGTGCCACTTGTTGGCAAGTACCTCATGTTCACCATGGTGCTCGTCACCTTCTCCATAGTCACCAGCGTGTGCGTGCTCAATGTGCACCACCGCTCGCCCACCACTCACACCATGGCGCCCTGGGTGAAGGTCGTCTTCCTGGAGAAGCTGCCCGCGCTGCTCTTCATGCAGCAGCCACGTCCCCGCTGCGCCCGACAGCGCCTGCGCCTGCGGCGCCGCCAGCGCGAGCGTGAGGGAGCGGGCGCCCTGCTCTTCCGTGAAGCCCCTGGGGCCGATTCCTGCACATGTTTTGTCAACCGTGCCACCGTCCAGGGCTTGGCAGGGGCCTTTGGAGCTGAGCCTGGGCCGGCGGCTGGCCCAGGACACTGCAGCGGCCTGTGTGGCTGTGGCCTCCGGGAGGCGGTGGATGGTGTGCGCTTCATTGCGGACCACGTGCGGGGCGAGGACGAGGATCAGAGC GTCAGTGAAGACTGGAAGTACGTCGCCATGGTGATCGACCGCCTGTTCCTCTGGATCTTCGTCTTTGTCTGTGTCTTCGGCACCATTGGCATGTTCTTGCAGCCCCTCTTCCAGAACTACAGCACCAGCAGCTCCTTGCACCCAGACCGCTCTGCTCCCAGCTCCAA GGTTGGGGAGCCCTCACAGGCCAGGGTTGGTAAATACAGGAAAAAGGGAGACTGCTGGAGAAATTAG
- the CHRNB2 gene encoding neuronal acetylcholine receptor subunit beta-2 isoform X2: protein MARRSGPMALLLSLGLLGLCSVVWATDTEERLVEHLLDPSRYNKLIRPATNGSELVTVQLMVSLAQLISVHEREQIMTTNVWLTQEWEDYRLAWKPEEFDNMKKVRLPSKHIWLPDVVLYNNADGMYEVSFYSNAVVSYDGSIFWLPPAIYKSACKIEVKHFPFDQQNCTMKFRSWTYDRTEIDLVLKSDVASLDDFTPSGEWDIVALPGRRNENPDDSTYVDITYDFIIRRKPLFYTINLIIPCVLITSLAILVFYLPSDCGEKMTLCISVLLALTVFLLLISKIVPPTSLDVPLVGKYLMFTMVLVTFSIVTSVCVLNVHHRSPTTHTMAPWVKVVFLEKLPALLFMQQPRPRCARQRLRLRRRQREREGAGALLFREAPGADSCTCFVNRATVQGLAGAFGAEPGPAAGPGHCSGLCGCGLREAVDGVRFIADHVRGEDEDQSVSEDWKYVAMVIDRLFLWIFVFVCVFGTIGMFLQPLFQNYSTSSSLHPDRSAPSSK, encoded by the exons ATGGCCCGGCGGTCGGGCCCCATGGCGCTGCTCCTCAGCTTGGGCCTCCTCGGGCTATGCTCAG TGGTGTGGGCTACGGATACAGAGGAGCGGCTGGTGGAGCATCTCCTGGATCCTTCCCGCTACAATAAGCTCATCCGCCCAGCCACCAATGGCTCTGAGCTGGTGACAGTACAGCTTATGGTATCACTGGCCCAGCTCATCAGTGTG CATGAGCGGGAGCAGATCATGACCACCAACGTCTGGCTGACCCAG gAGTGGGAGGATTACCGCCTTGCTTGGAAGCCTGAGGAGTTTGACAATATGAAGAAAGTTCGGCTCCCTTCCAAACACATCTGGCTCCCAGATGTAGTCCTGTATAACAA TGCTGATGGCATGTATGAGGTGTCCTTCTACTCCAATGCCGTGGTCTCCTATGACGGCAGCATCTTCTGGCTGCCCCCGGCCATCTACAAGAGCGCATGCAAGATCGAAGTAAAGCACTTCCCATTTGACCAGCAGAACTGCACCATGAAGTTCCGCTCATGGACATATGACCGCACCGAGATTGACCTGGTGCTCAAAAGCGACGTGGCCAGCCTGGATGACTTCACCCCCAGTGGTGAGTGGGACATCGTGGCCCTGCCCGGCCGGCGCAACGAGAACCCTGATGACTCCACTTACGTGGATATCACGTATGACTTCATCATCCGCCGCAAGCCCCTCTTCTACACCATCAACCTCATCATCCCCTGCGTGCTCATCACCTCCCTGGCCATCCTGGTCTTCTACCTGCCATCGGACTGCGGCGAGAAGATGACGCTGTGCATCTCCGTGCTGCTGGCGCTCACCGTCTTCCTGCTGCTTATCTCCAAGATTGTGCCGCCCACCTCGCTCGACGTGCCACTTGTTGGCAAGTACCTCATGTTCACCATGGTGCTCGTCACCTTCTCCATAGTCACCAGCGTGTGCGTGCTCAATGTGCACCACCGCTCGCCCACCACTCACACCATGGCGCCCTGGGTGAAGGTCGTCTTCCTGGAGAAGCTGCCCGCGCTGCTCTTCATGCAGCAGCCACGTCCCCGCTGCGCCCGACAGCGCCTGCGCCTGCGGCGCCGCCAGCGCGAGCGTGAGGGAGCGGGCGCCCTGCTCTTCCGTGAAGCCCCTGGGGCCGATTCCTGCACATGTTTTGTCAACCGTGCCACCGTCCAGGGCTTGGCAGGGGCCTTTGGAGCTGAGCCTGGGCCGGCGGCTGGCCCAGGACACTGCAGCGGCCTGTGTGGCTGTGGCCTCCGGGAGGCGGTGGATGGTGTGCGCTTCATTGCGGACCACGTGCGGGGCGAGGACGAGGATCAGAGC GTCAGTGAAGACTGGAAGTACGTCGCCATGGTGATCGACCGCCTGTTCCTCTGGATCTTCGTCTTTGTCTGTGTCTTCGGCACCATTGGCATGTTCTTGCAGCCCCTCTTCCAGAACTACAGCACCAGCAGCTCCTTGCACCCAGACCGCTCTGCTCCCAGCTCCAAGTGA